A portion of the uncultured Draconibacterium sp. genome contains these proteins:
- the traK gene encoding conjugative transposon protein TraK, with translation MHKQFDIQRKFRFIVYVLVLISLSLMGVSSYIYYESVQLVELSKEKIYVLDNGKSLLVALREDISENRDAEARDHVKRFHELFFTLEPDKTYIKNNVREALYLADRSAMEQYQAFKENNLYNQVIASDISMTLQTDSIRLDFSAYPYRFTFIGKQKIVRKSNITIRSLKTSGYLRNISRTDNNPHGFLMENWRIDENKDLESIRRKSF, from the coding sequence ATGCATAAACAATTTGATATACAACGTAAGTTCCGCTTTATCGTTTATGTGCTGGTGCTGATCAGTCTCTCGCTGATGGGGGTGAGCAGTTACATCTACTATGAGTCGGTGCAGCTGGTAGAACTTTCCAAAGAGAAAATCTATGTGCTTGATAACGGTAAATCTCTGCTGGTCGCTCTTCGGGAAGATATCAGTGAAAACAGGGACGCGGAGGCCAGAGATCATGTAAAACGTTTTCATGAGCTGTTTTTTACCCTCGAACCCGATAAAACCTACATTAAAAACAACGTCAGGGAAGCCTTGTATCTGGCTGATCGGAGTGCCATGGAGCAATACCAGGCTTTTAAGGAGAATAATCTGTATAACCAGGTGATCGCTTCTGATATCAGCATGACCCTGCAGACCGATTCAATAAGGCTGGATTTTTCAGCTTATCCTTATCGTTTCACATTTATCGGGAAGCAGAAGATCGTTCGTAAATCCAACATCACGATCCGCAGCTTAAAGACCTCCGGTTACCTGAGAAACATCTCCCGGACAGACAATAATCCCCATGGTTTTCTGATGGAAAACTGGCGGATCGATGAAAACAAAGACCTGGAAAGCATCCGTAGAAAATCATTCTAA
- the traM gene encoding conjugative transposon protein TraM, which produces MKKILIKNKALFILPLVLLPFVILIFWVLGGGGVPEEKEKLAQSPNKGINYDLPDADNSIEIYDKMEAYQKDDQQVAEVSEVNIQDTSQTEEVSLQDSMVQDNTLLDENADQKEILAHIRNKEKQLQQELQGEPEVRKKVKTTSIQHRSKLKKPVVKNQVKTTKSIGSTTPTTGIEELDEIIDQNMVLNRKNDSLKYTLQQAQGRLQQIEAIQNRSFTLEKKRSSGFNREEKTEHVLIKAEIYETATVLNSNRVKLRLLEDTRISGQKIPRNTFIYGICKIKNERLLIEITQMPVQENFVPVRLTICDLDGLEGLYVPDNAARKVYQEVGASTNTSSLMGVTNNPLTYTGIRAADRAAQTMLKRVRLKKVTVKKNTLVYIINQK; this is translated from the coding sequence ATGAAGAAAATTTTGATAAAGAATAAAGCGCTGTTTATCCTTCCGCTGGTATTATTGCCCTTTGTGATTTTGATCTTCTGGGTATTGGGTGGAGGAGGAGTTCCAGAGGAAAAAGAAAAGCTTGCTCAGTCACCCAATAAAGGAATAAACTACGACCTGCCGGATGCGGATAATTCCATTGAGATCTACGATAAAATGGAAGCTTATCAGAAGGATGATCAGCAGGTGGCTGAAGTTTCTGAAGTAAATATTCAGGATACTTCTCAGACTGAAGAAGTGAGTCTTCAGGATAGTATGGTACAGGACAATACCTTACTTGATGAAAATGCAGATCAGAAAGAAATCCTTGCTCATATCCGAAATAAAGAAAAGCAACTACAGCAGGAACTGCAAGGTGAACCGGAAGTTAGAAAAAAGGTAAAAACAACTTCTATACAACACCGAAGTAAGCTTAAAAAGCCAGTTGTTAAAAATCAGGTCAAAACAACAAAATCGATAGGATCCACAACACCAACAACCGGCATCGAAGAGCTGGATGAGATCATCGATCAGAACATGGTGTTGAATCGCAAAAATGATTCTCTAAAATATACGCTTCAACAAGCGCAGGGACGATTGCAACAAATCGAGGCCATACAAAACCGGTCCTTTACCCTGGAGAAGAAACGGTCATCCGGGTTTAACAGGGAAGAGAAGACAGAACATGTATTGATCAAAGCCGAGATCTATGAAACCGCAACGGTACTGAACAGTAATCGGGTAAAACTTCGCTTGCTGGAAGATACACGAATCAGCGGTCAGAAAATACCACGTAACACTTTTATCTATGGAATCTGTAAGATCAAAAATGAACGTCTGCTGATTGAGATTACTCAAATGCCTGTTCAGGAAAACTTTGTTCCGGTAAGACTTACGATTTGTGATCTGGATGGACTGGAAGGACTTTATGTGCCTGATAATGCCGCACGAAAAGTTTACCAGGAGGTAGGTGCTTCTACCAATACATCTTCACTGATGGGAGTTACAAACAATCCACTAACCTATACAGGAATCCGTGCAGCTGACCGTGCTGCCCAAACTATGCTCAAACGGGTACGCCTGAAAAAAGTAACCGTCAAGAAAAACACACTGGTTTATATCATCAATCAAAAATAA
- a CDS encoding DUF4138 domain-containing protein — translation MKHSLLIIVFFFFSLAINAQNQIEICQNKTTHLIAKEKITYVQVGDPDKLIAEVVPEQPNMVRVKAVDDFEGESSITVVSANRSYSLFVKYSDANKISYQLEDFIGQIAGNINIGPVPEYLLNELCGQILNDCTQKPIQAKSKNDGIIFRLRNLYLKQDLLFFELEISNTTNMVLEMEAINWWIDDRKQVKATNVQEYQVEELYRHYKWECIPAKTTLREVVVLPKFIVPDKRILKIELLEKALGNTGRKLTLEVKNKAILKAKSF, via the coding sequence ATGAAACATTCACTATTAATCATCGTATTCTTTTTCTTTTCACTGGCAATAAATGCCCAGAACCAAATAGAAATCTGTCAAAACAAAACAACACACCTGATTGCAAAGGAGAAGATCACCTATGTACAGGTTGGAGATCCTGATAAACTAATTGCGGAAGTCGTTCCCGAACAACCGAATATGGTCCGGGTAAAAGCTGTGGATGACTTTGAGGGAGAATCCTCGATAACGGTAGTGAGTGCCAATCGCTCGTATTCCTTGTTTGTAAAATATTCTGATGCGAATAAGATTTCTTATCAACTGGAAGATTTTATCGGACAGATTGCTGGAAATATAAATATAGGACCGGTACCGGAATATCTGCTAAATGAATTGTGTGGCCAGATTCTCAATGATTGTACGCAAAAACCGATTCAGGCAAAAAGCAAAAATGACGGTATTATTTTTCGTTTGAGAAATCTTTACCTTAAACAGGATTTGCTGTTTTTTGAGCTGGAAATCTCCAATACCACCAATATGGTTCTGGAGATGGAAGCCATCAATTGGTGGATCGATGACAGGAAGCAGGTAAAAGCCACCAATGTGCAGGAATATCAGGTAGAAGAATTGTACCGGCATTATAAATGGGAGTGTATCCCTGCAAAAACAACACTACGGGAGGTTGTAGTATTGCCCAAGTTTATTGTTCCCGATAAACGCATTTTAAAGATCGAACTGTTGGAAAAAGCCCTGGGAAACACCGGGCGCAAACTAACGCTTGAAGTGAAGAATAAAGCCATTCTAAAAGCCAAATCATTCTAA
- a CDS encoding type IV secretory system conjugative DNA transfer family protein, with the protein MLNESRELQRLHEGFRFFSYLLLFVVLYISQLLYFMEKGLYIPEFSVVTDKLISMQYLKNTALAKMICLGFLIVTCIGTKAKKDRDLKVSNIVIQVLIGLAMYWGSLLLFDISLVYLLLSFFGFVLLNIGFDNISKLINVNLMKDRFNLENESFPQEQAYEENEYSINLETLYQYKNKQYEGWINVVNPFRGTIVIGTPGSGKSYSVVIPFIKQHLEKGFAMCVYDFKYPDLSQVTYNYFLKAKKEKALPESTGFYVINFDDIRKSYRCNPLAPELMESPIDAFESSRTVLYNLNREWIRKQGEFFAESAVSFFAAVIWFLKKYKKGEYCTLPHAIELLQLDYDDLFPILAREKDVENIINPFVNAHRRGASKQLEGQLGGLKIAIAKIISKEIYWICSGNDFSLDINNPKNPKVVCLANNPLRIEMYGAVLSLFLTRMMKVINQRGKHKSSLIFDELPTIYFRGLDTLIATARSNKISTLAGLQTIDQLIRDYGKEQANAMLTNIGNVFAGQSIGETAKFIQGRMGKILQERQSININRNTQSSTISTQMDFLVPEGKIATLPQGYMVGQVADNFGQQVSQRNFNCLIDVDTAVIEKEEEQFKTIPDIYRFDHIDKVLENNRNTICNDIVGILRNEA; encoded by the coding sequence ATGCTTAACGAATCCAGGGAATTACAACGTCTGCACGAAGGTTTCAGGTTCTTTTCTTACCTGCTGCTCTTTGTGGTGCTTTATATCAGTCAGCTCCTTTATTTTATGGAGAAAGGACTGTACATCCCTGAATTTTCAGTTGTAACAGATAAGCTGATTTCCATGCAATACCTGAAAAACACAGCATTGGCAAAAATGATATGCCTGGGATTTTTGATCGTTACCTGCATTGGTACCAAGGCTAAAAAGGACCGTGACCTGAAGGTATCCAATATTGTGATTCAGGTGCTGATTGGCCTGGCAATGTATTGGGGAAGCTTATTACTATTTGATATTTCGTTGGTGTATTTACTGCTTTCTTTCTTTGGTTTTGTCTTGCTGAATATTGGTTTTGACAATATCTCCAAACTGATCAATGTGAACCTGATGAAAGACCGTTTTAACCTGGAAAATGAAAGTTTCCCACAGGAACAAGCTTATGAGGAGAATGAGTATTCCATCAATCTGGAAACATTGTACCAGTATAAAAACAAACAATACGAAGGCTGGATTAATGTGGTCAATCCCTTTCGTGGAACCATTGTAATCGGTACCCCCGGATCGGGAAAATCCTATTCAGTGGTTATACCCTTTATCAAACAACACCTGGAGAAAGGTTTTGCCATGTGTGTCTATGACTTTAAATACCCCGATCTGTCACAAGTAACCTATAACTATTTTCTTAAAGCAAAAAAGGAAAAAGCCTTACCGGAAAGCACCGGATTTTATGTGATCAATTTTGATGATATTCGTAAATCTTATCGTTGTAATCCGCTGGCACCGGAACTGATGGAAAGCCCTATCGATGCCTTTGAGTCTTCCCGCACCGTACTGTATAATCTAAACCGTGAATGGATCCGTAAACAGGGAGAGTTTTTTGCAGAATCCGCCGTTTCCTTTTTCGCAGCAGTAATCTGGTTCCTGAAAAAATACAAGAAAGGGGAATATTGTACTTTGCCACATGCCATCGAGTTGTTGCAGCTGGATTATGACGATCTGTTTCCTATCCTTGCCAGAGAAAAGGATGTAGAGAACATCATCAATCCCTTTGTAAACGCACATAGACGCGGAGCCAGTAAACAGCTGGAAGGCCAGTTGGGAGGTCTGAAAATCGCAATCGCCAAAATCATTAGTAAAGAAATCTACTGGATTTGCTCCGGTAATGATTTTTCACTGGACATTAACAATCCTAAAAATCCCAAGGTAGTCTGTCTGGCCAATAATCCGCTTCGAATAGAAATGTACGGAGCTGTACTGTCCTTGTTTCTCACCCGGATGATGAAAGTGATCAACCAGAGAGGGAAGCATAAATCGTCGTTAATATTTGATGAGCTGCCTACGATCTATTTTCGCGGATTGGATACGCTGATTGCAACGGCCAGAAGTAACAAAATATCAACGCTGGCTGGACTACAAACCATCGATCAGCTTATCCGGGACTATGGAAAAGAACAGGCCAATGCCATGTTAACCAACATCGGGAATGTATTTGCCGGACAATCCATCGGCGAAACCGCTAAGTTTATCCAGGGGCGCATGGGAAAAATCCTGCAGGAACGCCAGTCCATAAATATCAACCGAAATACCCAGTCATCGACAATCTCTACCCAAATGGATTTTCTGGTACCGGAAGGAAAAATTGCCACGCTGCCACAAGGTTATATGGTAGGGCAGGTAGCTGATAACTTCGGCCAGCAGGTAAGCCAGCGTAATTTTAACTGCCTGATTGATGTGGATACCGCAGTCATTGAAAAAGAAGAGGAGCAATTTAAAACCATACCAGACATTTATCGCTTCGACCACATTGACAAAGTACTCGAAAATAACCGCAATACGATCTGTAACGACATTGTAGGCATACTCAGAAATGAAGCTTAA
- a CDS encoding DUF3945 domain-containing protein has product MEQSTRIKKEEIPFEKLEKVGVDKEFVSRMDENELKDFLNGFRSQKLYTINATINDEQKRIPAKLRLKKEQDGSITVKVHPIQRLSIPEKYMGHTFSQEERNKLVAERNLGKTIELTGKDGKKDSYYLALDPKTNELIPLRTKNIKVPDKIKGATLSAEQKQKLARGEKVYLDKMTGRNGKQFGASLQVDAANRTINFSEFKQEKAQDKKMAKSQGVQMER; this is encoded by the coding sequence ATGGAACAAAGTACCCGTATTAAAAAAGAAGAAATTCCTTTTGAAAAACTGGAAAAAGTGGGCGTGGACAAGGAATTTGTTAGTCGCATGGATGAGAATGAACTAAAGGATTTTCTGAATGGATTTCGTAGTCAGAAACTCTACACCATCAATGCCACCATCAACGATGAACAAAAACGAATCCCTGCAAAACTACGTCTGAAAAAAGAACAGGATGGTTCAATAACTGTAAAAGTCCATCCCATTCAGCGCTTAAGTATTCCTGAAAAGTACATGGGGCACACCTTCAGTCAGGAAGAACGGAACAAACTGGTGGCAGAACGAAACCTGGGAAAAACCATTGAGCTCACCGGTAAGGATGGAAAAAAGGACAGTTATTACCTGGCACTCGATCCGAAAACCAATGAGCTGATTCCGCTCAGGACAAAAAATATCAAAGTGCCGGATAAAATCAAAGGGGCAACTTTATCAGCCGAACAAAAGCAAAAACTGGCTCGTGGCGAAAAAGTTTACCTGGATAAAATGACCGGAAGAAATGGAAAACAATTTGGAGCTTCCTTGCAAGTCGATGCCGCTAACCGAACCATTAATTTTTCTGAATTTAAACAGGAAAAAGCCCAGGATAAGAAGATGGCAAAAAGCCAGGGAGTACAAATGGAAAGGTAG
- the mobC gene encoding plasmid mobilization relaxosome protein MobC has product MLGKSTEKDKRDQMLLVRVSRDEKLRIKALARSEGYPCMSDYVRSRIFRRLDKKVISLDENTSQQLQELDFELNKIGVNLNQLSKKMNSFSAYNVGDNDRQLLKQAFQMMMKCLAFLQEQLN; this is encoded by the coding sequence ATGCTAGGAAAATCGACTGAAAAAGACAAACGGGATCAGATGCTGCTCGTAAGGGTAAGCAGGGATGAAAAGCTGCGGATAAAGGCCTTGGCACGATCCGAAGGCTATCCCTGTATGAGCGATTATGTACGATCCCGGATCTTCAGACGATTGGATAAAAAGGTTATTTCGTTGGATGAAAATACCAGTCAGCAACTGCAGGAATTGGATTTTGAACTCAATAAAATAGGTGTTAACCTGAATCAGCTTTCCAAAAAAATGAATTCTTTTTCTGCTTATAACGTTGGCGATAACGACCGGCAATTGCTAAAACAAGCTTTTCAGATGATGATGAAATGTCTTGCTTTTCTGCAAGAGCAACTTAACTAA